From Cucumis melo cultivar AY chromosome 1, USDA_Cmelo_AY_1.0, whole genome shotgun sequence, a single genomic window includes:
- the LOC103492747 gene encoding uncharacterized protein LOC103492747 gives MMFKAAAVCFAILIYSISVASADSIHGCGGFVEASSSLIKSRKPNDGKLDYSHITVELRTVDGLVKDRTQCAPNGYYFIPVYDKGSFVITINGPEGWSWNPDKVPVLVDDSGCNGNEDINFRFTGFTLSGRVTGAVGGESCSNLNGGPANVNVELLSSDGDVVSSALTSQEGNYLFSNIIPGRYNLRASHPDIKVEARGSTEVELGFGNSIVNDFFYVSGYDVRGFVVAQGNPILGVHFYLFSDDVKEVDCPQGPGNAPGQRKALCHAVSDADGMFRFQAIPCGRYELLPYYKGENTVFDVSPSIISVNVEHQHTTISQKFQVTGFSVGGRVVDANDAGVEGVKIIVDGHERAVTDKEGFYKLDQVTSNHYTIEARKKHFKFNKLENYMVLPNMISVADIKATLYDVCGVVKTIGDGFKSKVALTHGPENVKPQVKQTDESGHFCFEVPPGEYRLSAMAISPESAPGLLFSPSYVDVTVKSPLLNVAFSQALVNILGSVTCKERCGSSVSITLLRLAGNRITEKKSISLTDESNVFQIQDVIPGKYRIEASHSSIQGGVDKDDWCWERNSIEVDVGIDDVHGIEFIQKGYWVNVISTHDVDVYISQMNGPPMNLKIKKGSQYICVESPGVHEIQFSNSCISFGSSSTKIDTLNLEPIYLRGEKYLLKGKINVDPVSLGVYELPESILLNIVGAGGNVVANTEAKLTSDANNQPNSALYEYSVWASSGEELTFVPLDTRNQERKILFYPRQHHVLVKNDGCQDSIPTFFGRLGLYIEGSVSPPLSGVHIRIIAAGDSSIASLKNGELVLETTTDIDGSFVGGPLYDDITYRVEAMKSGFHLERVGPYSFSCQKLGQISVKIHARDNSEEPIPPVLLSLSGQNGYRNNSVSSAGGVFLFNDLFPGTFYLRPLLKEYAFSPAAQTIELDSGESREVNFQATRVAYSAIGVVTLLSGQPKEGVSVEARSETKGYYEETKTDASGNYRLRGLLPDTTYIIKVVQREDQNRARIERASPGAITVEVGSEDVKGLDFLVFERPELTILSGHVEGKKLEGLKSGLQVEIKSASETSKVESVFPLPLSNFFQVKGLPKGKYLVQLRSTEPLGTIKFESSILEADFEENTLINVGPLKYKFEEYHHKQDLTAAPVLPLVSGILAILLFVSLPRIKDFYHQATVGTSSASGFAVTLKKEARKPVLRKKTY, from the exons ATGATGTTCAAAGCAGCTGCAGTATGCTTTGCGATCCTAATCTATTCAATTTCAGTCGCTTCCGCCGATTCAATCCACGGATGTGGCGGATTCGTCGAG GCAAGTTCGTCGTTAATTAAGTCCAGGAAGCCGAATGACGGAAAGTTGGATTATTCTCATATTACG GTTGAGCTTCGAACAGTGGACGGGTTAGTAAAGGACAGAACTCAATGTGCTCCTAATGGCTACTACTTCATTCCAGTTTACGACAAG GGTTCCTTTGTAATTACGATAAATGGCCCAGAAGGGTGGTCTTGGAACCCAGATAAG GTTCCTGTTCTTGTTGATGACTCCGGCTGCAATGGGAATGAGGATATAAATTTTCGTTTCACAgg GTTTACATTATCTGGTAGAGTTACAGGGGCTGTTGGGGGAGAGAGCTGTTCCAATTTGAACGGTGGTCCAGCAAATGTAAATGTTGAACTTTTATCTTCTGACGGTGATGTTGTATCTTCAGCATTAACTTCACAGGAAGGGAATTATCTTTTCTCTAATATTATTCCAG GGAGATATAACTTACGTGCTTCACACCCTGACATAAAGGTTGAAGCTAGAGGTTCCACTGAG GTGGAATTGGGCTTTGGAAACAGTATTGTCAACGACTTTTTTTATGTTTCTGGTTATGATGTTCGTGGATTTGTTGTTGCTCAG GGCAACCCAATTTTGGGagttcatttttatttattctcAGACGATGTCAAAGAGGTTGATTGCCCACAAGGTCCTGGTAATGCTCCTGGACAAAGAAAAGCTCTATGTCATGCTGTATCTGATGCTGATGGGATGTTTAGATTCCAAGCAATACCTTGCG GACGCTATGAGCTTTTGCCGTACTACAAGGGTGAAAATACAGTTTTTGATGTTTCACCTAGCATCATCTCTGTGAATGTTGAACATCAACACACtacaatttctcaaaaattTCAG GTTACTGGATTTTCTGTTGGGGGCCGTGTAGTTGATGCAAATGATGCAGGGGTAGAAGGTGTCAAAATTATAGTGGATGGTCATGAAAGAGCAGTCACCGACAAGGAAGGATTCTACAAGCTCGATCAG GTAACTTCTAACCATTATACTATTGAAGCTAGAAAGAAGCACTTCAAATTCAACAAACTGGAAAACTATATG GTACTGCCAAACATGATTTCTGTGGCTGATATCAAAGCAACTTTATATGATGTCTGTGGTGTTGTAAAGACTATTGGAGATGGTTTCAAGTCCAAG GTAGCATTGACTCATGGACCAGAAAATGTTAAACCTCAAGTTAAACAAACTGACGAAAGTGGCCATTTTTGTTTCGAG GTCCCACCTGGTGAATATCGCCTATCTGCCATGGCAATCTCTCCAGAAAGTGCTCCTGGTCTACTGTTCTCCCCATCTTATGTTGATGTTACGGTCAAAAGTCCCTTACTGAATGTTGCTTTTTCACAG GCACTTGTCAATATACTCGGTTCTGTAACATGCAAAGAGAGATGTGGTTCATCAGTATCTATTACCCTCCTGAGATTGGCTGGTAATCGTATTACTGAGAAGAAGAGTATCAGTTTGACAGATGAGAGCAATGTGTTTCAAATTCAAGATGTAATCCCCGGAAAGTACAGGATAGAG GCTTCACACTCATCCATTCAAGGCGGGGTTGACAAAGATGATTGGTGCTGGGAGCGAAACTCCATTGAAGTGGATGTTGGTATTGACGATGTACATggaattgaattcattcaaaaAGGTTATTGGGTTAACGTTATATCTACTCATGATGTGGATGTTTATATTTCTCAAATGAATGGGCCACCTATGAACTTGAAAATCAAG AAAGGTTCTCAGTACATATGTGTGGAGTCTCCTGGAGTGCACGAAATTCAGTTTTCCAACTCTTGTATCTCCTTCGGGAGCTCATCCACTAAAATTGATACATTAAACCTAGAG CCCATCTATTTAAGAGGAGAAAAATATCTACTGAAGGGGAAAATTAATGTTGATCCAGTCTCACTTGGTGTATATGAATTACCTGAAAGTATTCTGTTGAACATTGTGGGTGCTGGAGGCAATGTGGTTGCTAATACTGAGGCTAAACTTACCTCTGATGCCAATAATCAACCGAATTCTGCCTTGTACGAGTACTCTGTCTGGGCTAGCTCTGGAGAGGAACTCACTTTTGTTCCCCTGGATACCAG GAATCAGGAGAGGAAGATCTTATTTTATCCTAGACAGCATCAT GTCTTGGTGAAAAATGATGGATGCCAAGATTCTATTCCTACATTTTTTGGTAGGTTGGGTTTGTACATTGAAGGATCGGTTTCTCCCCCTCTTTCTGGCGTTCATATCAGGATTATTGCTGCTGGAGACAGTTCCATTGCTTCCCTTAAGAATGGGGAGTTGGTACTTGAAACTACCACTGATATTGATGGCTCGTTTGTTGGGGGACCATTATACGATGACATAACTTACAGAGTTGAGGCTATGAAG TCGGGCTTTCATTTGGAGCGTGTTGGACCTTATTCATTTTCATGTCAAAAGCTTGGTCAAATTTCTGTGAAGATTCATGCCAGAGATAATAGTGAAGAACCTATTCCTCCAGTTCTATTATCTCTAAGTGGTCAAAATGGTTATAGAAATAATTCAGTATCTAGTGCTGGTGGAGTGTTCCTTTTCAATGATCTTTTCCCTGGAACTTTCTATTTGCGCCCGCTACTGAAG GAGTATGCTTTCTCACCTGCAGCTCAGACAATAGAACTTGATTCTGGGGAATCCAGAGAAGTGAATTTCCAGGCTACCCGTGTGGCTTACAG TGCTATAGGTGTGGTGACGCTATTATCTGGCCAACCAAAAGAAGGCGTTTCTGTTGAAGCCAGGTCAGAAACAAAGGGGTATTATGAGGAAACGAAGACAGATGCATCTGGAAATTATCGTTTGAGGGGACTTCTCCCTGATACAACTTATATAATAAAAGTAGTTCAAAGAGAGGATCAGAACAGGGCCAGAATTGAGCGTGCATCTCCTGGAGCAATAACTGTCGAG GTTGGATCAGAGGATGTCAAGGGATTGGATTTTCTGGTCTTTGAACGTCCTGAATTGACCATATTGAGTGGCCATGTTGAAGGAAAGAAACTTGAGGGACTAAAGTCAGGTTTGCAAGTGGAAATCAAGTCAGCGAGTGAGACGTCTAAAGTTGAGTCTGTATTCCCTCTGCCACTTTCAAACTTTTTTCAGGTAAAGGGCTTACCTAAAGGTAAGTACCTAGTGCAGCTACGATCAACTGAGCCGTTGGGCACCATCAAATTTGAGTCTAGCATACTTGAGGCTGATTTTGAGGAGAATACTCTAATAAACGTGGGCCCACTGAAATACAAATTTGAAGAATACCACCATAAACAG GATCTGACTGCTGCACCGGTACTCCCTCTCGTTAGCGGAATCCTCGCAATTCTTCTTTTTGTCAGCCTTCCGAG AATCAAGGACTTTTACCACCAAGCCACGGTTGGAACATCATCAGCATCCGGATTCGCGGTAACTCTAAAGAAAGAAGCACGGAAACCAGTTTTGAGAAAAAAGACATATTGA
- the LOC103492748 gene encoding uncharacterized protein LOC103492748, with product MIPLLLALLLLSGFTPIRPVKSHQESGEWSCESDSDIGIVAEFRPGIITLDGHADDWNDIDGFEFSLLPALDPDEDKEYSGGKMTVKALHDGKDVFFLLQVDGQYQYSKGDSSKCPSVALMFQIGESATYHSMGGCKEGKDTCTNKTCKGYEVDLMHFSIGNAIPGRLYGGNNLDIGTGGDRFGHLVDVYAWNPHCRYLDGIGPSGNDSSAKNDWKGAWWHSSFSHHSGFVEEDSPYSSDNQKGTYYFEFSRPLRTSDRLQQDAQFVIGGSSKMSAAFWYPVDGKPWHGSGHYSIHCDWTSLDFYSSSSKLTSSSHGSGSGSTASIFALLISVISLCLSVVVVYRLFRPQSVAVEYTVLRPQNVALTSMDNNNHP from the exons ATGATTCCTCTTCTTCTTGCTCTACTGCTTCTCTCTGGTTTCACGCCGATCAGGCCGGTCAAATCCCACCAAGAATCCGGCGAGTGGAGCTGCGAATCGGACTCCGATATTGGAATTGTAGCCGAGTTTCGCCCCGGCATCATTACTCTCGATGGACACGCTGATGATTGGAACGACATTGATGGATTCGAGTTTTCTCTCTTACCGGCTCTTGACCCAGATGAAGACAAAGAATATAGTGGTGGGAAGATGACCGTTAAG GCTTTACATGATGGGAAGGACGTTTTCTTCTTGCTCCAGGTCGATGGGCAATATCAATACTCAAAAGG TGACAGTTCCAAATGTCCATCAGTTGCTCTCATGTTCCAGATTGGTGAGAGTGCCACCTATCACAGT ATGGGTGGCTGTAAGGAAGGAAAGGATACTTGCACGAACAAAACTTGCAAGGGATATGAAGTGGACCTCATGCATTTTTCCATTGGAAATGCTATTCCAGGACGGTTGTATGGTGGGAACAATTTAGACATTGGAACTGGAGGTGACAG ATTTGGACATTTGGTGGACGTGTATGCTTGGAATCCTCATTGTAGATACTTAGATGGAATTGGCCCATCTG GAAATGATTCAAGTGCGAAGAACGACTGGAAAGGTGCATGGTGGCACAGCAGCTTTTCCCATCATTCAG GTTTCGTGGAGGAAGATAGTCCATATTCATCAGATAACCAAAAGGGTACTTATTATTTCGAATTCTCTAGGCCTTTAAGAACCTCGGATCGTCTTCAACAG GATGCGCAGTTTGTCATTGGTGGATCAAGTAAGATGTCGGCTGCATTTTGGTATCCTGTGGATGGGAAGCCATGGCATGGCTCTGGACACTATTCAATTCACTGCGATTGGACATCTTTAGATTTCTATTCCAGTAGTTCAAAACTGACCTCATCGTCACATGGGAGTGGCTCGGGGAGCACTGCGAGTATTTTTGCCCTCTTGATCTCAGTAATCTCTTTGTGCCTCTCTGTTGTTGTTGTGTACAGACTTTTCAGACCCCAAAGTGTGGCTGTTGAGTACACAGTTCTCAGACCTCAAAATGTGGCTCTTACATCCATGGACAACAACAACCACCCTTAG